The following proteins come from a genomic window of Onychomys torridus unplaced genomic scaffold, mOncTor1.1, whole genome shotgun sequence:
- the LOC118575067 gene encoding uncharacterized protein LOC118575067 — MDVQGVPEEELPKTQLATPIPQSAEQNTSTAPDPPSLHLHMNIGVNSEVHRMEAVMSQPFPSNRDEHQELRYNPLVISMGPPSPRNFGVNIIQEEKALVKKDSKHMSELNIEQRVIQTKIQIRMAQLIPESGSEVIDSEGFSPQLSDQAETVSITPQPLNQVIEPINPSSASTMELKSMASRLSQVTDNQEVTPVALFHAMDSMGMIDKLSPHVIELIGIAPKAQCQVMESVKTDNTAYLSNHKTREYECRAKADSCGSCGNDSPASAWRHGNTDHDLGVTESSHKTHQDFFQYSTSKCNGN, encoded by the coding sequence ATGGATGTACAAGGAGTCCCTGAAGAAGAGCTCCCAAAAACTCAGTTAGCTACACCCATTCCTCAGAGTGCTGAGCAAAATACCAGCACAGCTCCAGATCCTCCATCATTGCATCTTCACATGAacattggggtgaattctgaagtCCATAGGATGGAGGCAGTCATGTCACAACCATTTCCTTCAAACAGGGATGAGCACCAAGAACTTAGATATAATCCTTTAGTTATATCAATGGGCCCTCCATCTCCCAGAAATTTTGGGGTTAACATAATTCAGGAAGAAAAGGCTTTAGTGAAAAAGGATTCAAAGCACATGTCAGAGCTGAATATAGAGCAGAGGGTCATACAAACAAAGATACAGATACGTATGGCACAACTAATCCCAGAATCAGGGTCAGAGGTGATAGACTCTGAGGGGTTTTCCCCACAGCTGTCAGATCAAGCAGAAACCGTGAGTATAACTCCTCAGCCACTGAATCAAGTAATTGAACCAATAAACCCGTCCTCAGCATCAACCATGGAATTAAAGAGCATGGCCTCAAGACTGAGTCAAGTCACAGATAACCAGGAGGTAACTCCTGTGGCATTGTTTCATGCCATGGATTCCATGGGGATGATTGACAAATTAAGTCCACATGTCATAGAACTAATAGGAATAGCCCCAAAGGCACAATGCCAAGTCATGGAATCAGTGAAGACAGACAACACTGCATACCTATCAAACCATAAGACCAGGGAGTATGAGTGTAGGGCCAAAGCAGACAGTTGTGGAAGCTGTGGAAATGATTCCCCAGCCTCGGCATGGAGACATGGGAACACTGACCATGACCTTGGCGTCACAGAATCAAGCCACAAAACACATCAGGATTTCTTCCAGTACAGTACATCAAAATGCAATGGTAATTAG